In Morococcus cerebrosus, a single genomic region encodes these proteins:
- a CDS encoding amino acid ABC transporter ATP-binding protein, whose translation MIKIRNIRKTFGENTILRGIDLDVGKGQVVVILGPSGSGKTTFLRCLNALEMPEDGQIEFDNERPLKIDFSKKPSKHDILALRRKSGMVFQQYNLFPHKTALENVMEGPVAVQGKPASQAREEALKLLEKVGLGDKVNLYPYQLSGGQQQRVGIARALAIQPELMLFDEPTSALDPELVQDVLNAMKELAQEGWTMVVVTHEIKFALEVATTVVVMDGGVIVEQGSPKELFDHPKHERTRKFLQQIRKDSADYRH comes from the coding sequence ATGATTAAAATCCGCAATATCCGCAAAACCTTCGGCGAGAACACCATTTTGCGCGGCATCGATTTGGATGTCGGCAAAGGGCAGGTGGTCGTCATCCTCGGACCTTCCGGCTCGGGTAAAACAACGTTTCTGCGCTGCTTAAACGCACTGGAAATGCCCGAAGACGGACAAATCGAGTTCGACAACGAGCGACCGCTTAAAATCGATTTTTCTAAAAAACCATCGAAGCATGACATCTTGGCTCTGCGCCGCAAATCCGGCATGGTGTTCCAGCAATACAACCTTTTTCCGCACAAAACCGCGTTGGAAAACGTAATGGAAGGTCCGGTTGCCGTACAAGGCAAACCTGCTTCCCAAGCGCGCGAAGAAGCTTTGAAATTGCTGGAAAAAGTCGGCTTGGGCGACAAGGTTAACCTTTATCCCTACCAGCTTTCCGGCGGTCAGCAACAGCGCGTCGGTATCGCCCGCGCATTGGCGATTCAGCCCGAGTTGATGTTGTTTGACGAACCCACTTCCGCGCTGGATCCCGAATTGGTGCAAGACGTGTTGAACGCCATGAAAGAATTGGCGCAGGAAGGCTGGACGATGGTTGTCGTGACCCACGAAATCAAGTTTGCGCTGGAAGTCGCTACTACCGTCGTCGTCATGGACGGCGGCGTCATTGTAGAGCAGGGTAGTCCGAAAGAGTTGTTCGACCACCCCAAACACGAGCGTACGCGGAAATTTCTGCAACAAATCCGTAAGGATTCGGCAGATTATCGACATTAA
- a CDS encoding ArsC family reductase, translated as MIELYGITNCDTVKKARNWLAENNIVYEFSDFKKNAPSEAVIRQWLEQVPLETLLNKRGTTWRKLDDADRQAAENNPDGAIRLMAENPSLIKRPVLRKEGRVYVGFSVENYQKIFSE; from the coding sequence ATGATTGAATTATACGGAATCACAAATTGCGACACTGTTAAAAAGGCACGCAACTGGTTGGCTGAAAATAATATTGTGTACGAATTTTCCGATTTTAAGAAAAACGCCCCAAGCGAGGCAGTTATCCGCCAATGGTTGGAACAAGTTCCTTTGGAAACCCTGCTCAACAAACGTGGTACGACATGGCGCAAACTTGACGATGCCGACCGTCAAGCAGCCGAAAATAATCCGGACGGGGCGATTCGATTGATGGCGGAAAATCCAAGTTTGATCAAACGTCCGGTTTTGCGTAAAGAGGGCAGGGTTTACGTCGGATTTTCTGTTGAAAACTACCAGAAGATTTTTTCGGAATAA
- a CDS encoding amino acid ABC transporter substrate-binding protein, whose protein sequence is MLKKFVLGGMTALVLAACGGEGGSASSSAPAQSAGASGSLIERINNKGTITVGTEGTYAPFTYHDKDGKLTGYDVEVTRAVADKLGVKVEFKETQWDSMMAGLKAGRFDVVANQVGLTSPERQATFDKSEPYSWSGAVLVARKDSNIKSIDDIKGVKTAQSLTSNYGEKAKAAGAELVPVDGLAQSLTLIEQKRADATLNDELAVLDYLKKNPNAGVKIVWSAPADEKVGSGLIVNKGNDEVVAKFSTAINELKADGTLKKLGEQFFGKDISVK, encoded by the coding sequence ATGTTGAAAAAATTCGTACTCGGCGGCATGACCGCATTGGTTTTGGCGGCCTGCGGCGGAGAAGGCGGCAGCGCGTCTTCTTCTGCTCCCGCTCAATCTGCCGGCGCTTCCGGTTCTTTAATCGAGCGCATCAACAATAAAGGGACGATTACCGTCGGCACCGAAGGTACTTACGCGCCGTTTACCTACCACGACAAAGACGGCAAGCTGACCGGTTACGATGTGGAAGTTACCCGCGCTGTGGCGGACAAACTGGGCGTGAAAGTCGAATTTAAAGAAACGCAATGGGATTCGATGATGGCGGGTTTGAAAGCGGGACGTTTCGACGTGGTGGCAAACCAAGTCGGTCTGACCAGCCCTGAACGCCAAGCGACATTCGACAAATCCGAACCTTACAGCTGGAGCGGTGCGGTTTTGGTTGCGCGCAAAGACAGCAACATCAAATCCATTGACGACATCAAAGGCGTCAAAACTGCGCAGTCCCTGACCAGCAATTACGGCGAAAAAGCCAAAGCCGCGGGTGCGGAACTCGTACCGGTGGACGGTTTGGCGCAATCGCTGACCCTGATTGAACAAAAACGCGCGGATGCGACGTTGAATGATGAATTGGCGGTTTTGGACTATCTGAAGAAAAACCCGAATGCGGGCGTGAAAATCGTTTGGTCTGCGCCTGCCGATGAAAAAGTCGGTTCCGGCTTGATTGTCAATAAAGGCAATGACGAAGTCGTGGCGAAATTCAGCACGGCAATCAACGAGCTGAAAGCCGACGGCACGCTGAAAAAACTGGGCGAACAATTCTTCGGAAAAGACATCAGTGTTAAATAA
- the lolD gene encoding lipoprotein-releasing ABC transporter ATP-binding protein LolD, translating into MNNNIVLKCTNIGKSYRDGSLNVQVLRNLNLEVKEGEGISIIGSSGSGKSTLLHILGGLDKPSEGKITLMNQDISNMSQRQLGELRNNYLGFVYQFHHLLPEFSALENVMMPLLIGKKNKSEAETQAADMLEKVGLKQRILHRPSELSGGERQRAAIARALVTRPKCLLADEPTGNLDRKNAQNILDMMMDLKTELNTSLIVVTHDDELAMRFERVMTMQDGCLQDKNKKVIS; encoded by the coding sequence ATGAATAACAATATAGTATTGAAATGCACAAATATCGGAAAAAGTTACCGGGACGGTTCATTAAACGTACAAGTATTGAGAAACCTGAATCTTGAAGTAAAAGAAGGAGAAGGTATCAGTATTATCGGTTCGTCAGGGAGCGGCAAATCAACCCTTTTACATATTTTAGGCGGTTTGGACAAACCATCAGAGGGAAAAATTACTCTGATGAATCAGGATATAAGCAATATGTCTCAAAGACAACTGGGAGAATTGCGCAATAATTATCTGGGTTTTGTTTACCAATTCCATCATCTCTTACCTGAATTTTCTGCACTTGAAAACGTAATGATGCCGCTTTTAATCGGCAAAAAAAATAAATCGGAAGCAGAAACGCAAGCTGCCGATATGCTTGAAAAAGTTGGATTGAAACAAAGGATATTACATCGTCCAAGCGAACTGTCAGGAGGTGAAAGACAGCGCGCTGCCATTGCAAGAGCCTTAGTTACACGCCCCAAATGCCTTCTAGCTGATGAACCGACAGGTAATTTAGACAGGAAAAATGCCCAAAACATTTTAGATATGATGATGGATCTGAAAACAGAATTAAATACAAGCCTGATTGTTGTTACTCATGATGATGAGCTTGCCATGCGGTTTGAAAGAGTAATGACTATGCAGGATGGGTGTTTACAAGATAAAAATAAGAAAGTCATTTCTTAA
- a CDS encoding lipoprotein-releasing ABC transporter permease subunit: MVSLETWIGLRYLRAKKRNGFMSFITMISIIGIALGVTALITVLSVMNGFQKEIRGQLLNVAPHAEIGYYDNSNGLGWQNLREIVKDKKEVLASAPYISDQALLANAGEVRGVQIRGILPSEEKNVVDYGKDMPAGSFDSLKPGNFDIILGEGLAQALGAEVGGKVTVITPEGNVTPAGVVPRLKQFNVVGLVKTGVYEVDNSLAMTHIQDAQVLYRLGENFGGLRLKLADPQNAPSFTANLIPPSKKYSIWVRDWTFNNRSYFEAVELEKRMMFIILTLIIAVAAFNLVSSLVMAVTEKQADIAILRTLGLAPSGVMKIFMVQGAFAGFFGTLIGVVCGVLLGWNVGKIVAFFEKIFGVHLINSQIYFIDYLPSDVNMRDVAVISCISLGLAFLATLYPSWRAAKTQPAEALRYE, translated from the coding sequence ATGGTTTCTTTGGAAACATGGATCGGACTTCGCTATCTCAGGGCGAAAAAACGCAATGGATTCATGTCGTTTATCACCATGATTTCAATTATCGGTATTGCATTAGGCGTTACCGCACTGATTACCGTACTGTCTGTAATGAACGGTTTTCAAAAGGAAATCAGAGGGCAATTACTGAATGTCGCCCCCCATGCTGAAATCGGTTATTACGATAATAGCAATGGGTTAGGATGGCAAAACCTTCGTGAAATCGTCAAAGATAAAAAAGAAGTATTGGCAAGCGCGCCTTACATATCCGATCAAGCCTTACTTGCCAATGCGGGGGAAGTCAGAGGGGTTCAAATCCGCGGTATCTTACCATCCGAAGAAAAGAATGTTGTAGATTATGGAAAAGATATGCCTGCGGGTAGTTTCGACAGTCTGAAACCCGGTAACTTCGATATTATTTTAGGAGAAGGCCTGGCTCAAGCTTTAGGCGCGGAAGTCGGAGGAAAAGTTACCGTTATCACCCCCGAAGGCAATGTTACCCCCGCAGGCGTCGTACCTCGTCTGAAACAGTTCAACGTCGTAGGCTTAGTCAAAACAGGCGTATATGAAGTAGACAATTCCCTGGCGATGACGCATATCCAAGATGCCCAAGTATTGTATAGATTGGGTGAAAATTTCGGCGGGCTGCGCCTGAAACTGGCTGATCCGCAAAATGCTCCCTCGTTTACTGCAAATTTAATCCCGCCTTCCAAAAAATATTCAATTTGGGTTAGAGACTGGACATTCAATAACCGCAGCTACTTTGAAGCAGTAGAGTTGGAAAAACGCATGATGTTTATCATCTTGACGTTGATTATCGCCGTTGCAGCCTTCAATTTGGTATCGTCCTTAGTTATGGCGGTAACGGAGAAACAAGCCGATATTGCCATTTTGCGCACATTGGGTCTTGCGCCATCAGGGGTCATGAAAATTTTCATGGTACAAGGGGCTTTTGCAGGCTTTTTTGGAACGCTTATCGGCGTGGTATGCGGCGTATTACTCGGTTGGAATGTCGGCAAAATCGTTGCATTCTTTGAAAAAATTTTCGGTGTTCACCTTATCAACTCGCAAATCTATTTTATCGACTATTTGCCCAGCGACGTAAACATGCGGGATGTGGCGGTTATTTCCTGTATTTCTTTAGGATTGGCATTCCTTGCCACACTTTATCCAAGTTGGCGTGCAGCCAAAACACAACCGGCGGAGGCCTTACGATATGAATAA
- a CDS encoding YgfZ/GcvT domain-containing protein, with translation MQSRLPFFSVIRVGGEDRASFLHGQLSNDINHLTVNHSCYATYNTPKGRVLANMVVLNRGEDLLLVMAADLAESIVKRLRMFVLRAKVEFTPLPDFAVAGMLDESCHATPPDSPSLSFEASLENGVYTIPLPHKGRLKIGEAAQLPEYDAQAENAWNLHEIRSGYPWISAATKETAVAQMLNQHIIGGVHFKKGCYPGQEIIARAQYRGQVKRGLAVLSGDSLEAAGVGVVSEGAEAGQIINTALTENGSLSLAVIKFSAAQSPLMDADGNVLKQEKLFFSVSEE, from the coding sequence ATGCAAAGCCGTTTACCTTTTTTCAGCGTCATCCGTGTCGGCGGAGAAGATCGCGCTTCATTTCTCCATGGCCAACTATCCAATGATATTAATCACTTAACTGTAAATCATTCCTGCTACGCGACTTACAACACACCTAAGGGACGTGTTTTGGCGAATATGGTTGTATTAAACCGAGGGGAAGATTTATTGCTGGTTATGGCAGCGGATTTGGCTGAATCGATTGTGAAACGGCTGCGTATGTTCGTATTGCGCGCCAAAGTTGAATTTACCCCCCTACCCGATTTTGCCGTTGCAGGCATGCTCGATGAAAGCTGCCATGCTACCCCGCCCGACTCACCCAGCCTTTCTTTTGAGGCATCACTGGAAAACGGTGTATATACCATTCCCCTGCCCCATAAAGGTCGTCTGAAAATCGGTGAGGCGGCGCAGCTGCCCGAATATGATGCCCAAGCCGAAAATGCGTGGAATCTGCACGAGATCCGCAGCGGCTATCCATGGATTTCTGCTGCGACCAAAGAAACCGCTGTTGCGCAAATGCTCAACCAACACATCATCGGCGGCGTACATTTCAAAAAAGGCTGCTATCCCGGTCAAGAAATTATTGCGCGCGCCCAATATCGAGGCCAAGTAAAACGCGGGCTGGCGGTATTGAGCGGAGATTCATTGGAAGCAGCAGGTGTAGGCGTGGTTTCCGAAGGTGCGGAAGCCGGACAAATCATCAACACTGCGCTAACTGAAAATGGCAGCTTAAGCCTTGCCGTCATCAAGTTTTCCGCAGCGCAATCCCCTCTTATGGATGCAGACGGCAACGTATTGAAACAGGAAAAACTTTTCTTTTCCGTTTCTGAAGAATAG
- a CDS encoding amino acid ABC transporter permease: MLNNFLASLPFMTETRADMIVSAFLPMVKAGFMVSLPLAVASFLIGMVIAIAVALVRIMPSGGIVRKILLKLVETYISIIRGTPLLVQLVIVFYGLPSVGIFIDPIPAAIIGFSLNVGAYASETIRAAILSVPKGQWEAGFSIGMTYMQTFRRIVAPQAFRVAVPPLSNEFIGLFKNTSLAAVVTVTELFRVAQETANRTYDFLPVYIEAALVYWCFCKVLFLIQARLEKRFDRYVAK; the protein is encoded by the coding sequence GTGTTAAATAATTTTCTTGCTTCGCTGCCGTTTATGACGGAAACACGCGCCGATATGATTGTCAGCGCGTTTTTGCCTATGGTCAAAGCCGGTTTTATGGTCTCGCTGCCGCTGGCAGTGGCGTCGTTCCTGATCGGGATGGTGATTGCCATTGCCGTGGCTTTGGTGCGGATTATGCCTTCGGGCGGCATCGTGCGGAAAATCCTGCTGAAACTGGTGGAAACTTATATTTCCATCATCAGGGGAACGCCTCTGTTGGTGCAGCTTGTGATTGTGTTTTACGGGCTGCCGTCCGTCGGTATTTTCATCGATCCGATTCCTGCCGCCATCATCGGCTTCTCGCTCAATGTCGGCGCATATGCTTCCGAAACCATACGTGCAGCGATTTTGTCCGTGCCAAAAGGGCAGTGGGAAGCGGGTTTCTCCATCGGCATGACCTATATGCAGACTTTCCGCCGCATCGTCGCGCCGCAGGCATTCCGCGTCGCCGTGCCACCTTTGAGCAACGAGTTTATCGGCTTGTTTAAAAACACCTCGCTCGCAGCGGTGGTGACGGTAACGGAATTGTTCCGCGTCGCGCAGGAAACGGCAAACCGTACCTACGACTTCCTGCCCGTCTATATTGAAGCCGCTTTGGTTTACTGGTGTTTCTGCAAGGTTCTGTTCCTGATTCAGGCGCGCTTGGAAAAACGCTTCGACCGCTATGTCGCCAAATAA
- the recR gene encoding recombination mediator RecR — MSKSPDALTRLINALKVLPNVGPKSAQRMAHQLLQHKRQEAQNLVEALQYALLQVQHCRMCNNFCESDLCEICSDANRDPCRLMIVHMPADVSNMETANCHDGLYFVLMGQVSPAQGMDISHISLDKLVARLQNSKVEEIIIATNFTAEGDATAYVLAELFKPLPYKVSRLARGIPLGGELEYVDAGTLAQAVYERRMLKTDSMEE, encoded by the coding sequence ATGAGTAAATCACCCGATGCGTTGACACGCCTGATTAACGCTTTGAAAGTTCTGCCCAATGTCGGCCCCAAGTCTGCACAAAGGATGGCACATCAACTTTTGCAGCATAAACGGCAGGAAGCCCAAAATTTGGTTGAAGCTTTGCAATACGCTTTGTTGCAGGTTCAGCATTGCCGGATGTGCAACAATTTTTGCGAAAGTGATTTATGTGAGATTTGTTCGGATGCCAACCGTGATCCCTGCAGGCTGATGATAGTACATATGCCTGCCGATGTTTCCAATATGGAAACCGCCAATTGCCATGACGGACTTTATTTCGTTTTAATGGGACAGGTCAGTCCTGCCCAAGGTATGGATATTTCTCATATTTCTTTAGACAAACTGGTTGCGCGCCTGCAAAACAGCAAAGTTGAAGAAATCATTATTGCAACCAACTTTACCGCCGAAGGTGATGCGACGGCCTATGTGTTGGCAGAACTATTCAAACCTTTGCCCTATAAAGTCAGCCGCCTTGCGCGAGGCATTCCTTTAGGAGGAGAGCTTGAATACGTCGATGCTGGTACTTTGGCACAGGCAGTATATGAACGGCGTATGTTGAAAACCGATTCGATGGAAGAGTAG
- a CDS encoding TrbM/KikA/MpfK family conjugal transfer protein — MKTLPSLFLPVFLLPSLSLAVTPQLMGGDERLACEAIMCLTNPTKPPECATSLRKFHSIKYKYGHDTINARRNFLKKCPMEDRTGFDEFVDMLVK, encoded by the coding sequence ATGAAAACACTACCCTCCCTATTCCTACCCGTATTTTTACTCCCATCCCTTTCCCTTGCCGTTACACCCCAACTGATGGGTGGAGATGAGCGCTTGGCCTGCGAGGCAATTATGTGCCTGACTAATCCTACCAAACCTCCCGAATGCGCGACATCGTTGAGAAAATTCCACTCAATCAAGTACAAATATGGGCATGATACGATAAATGCACGCCGCAACTTCCTTAAAAAATGTCCCATGGAGGACCGCACGGGATTTGATGAGTTCGTAGATATGTTGGTTAAGTAG
- the rep gene encoding DNA helicase Rep encodes MKLNPQQQAAVKYLGGPLLVLAGAGSGKTGVITQKIKHLIVNVGYLPHTVAAITFTNKAATEMQERVAKMLPKSQTRGLTICTFHSLGMKILREEANHIGYKKNFSILDSTDSAKIIGELLGGTGKEALFKAQHQISLWKNNLKTPEDVLQTTSNAWEEQIARVYASYQETLQSYQAVDFDDLIRLPAVLLQQNSEVRNKWQRRLRYLLVDECQDTNTCQFTLMKLLTGAEGMFTAVGDDDQSIYAWRGANMENLRKMQEDYPQMKVIKLEQNYRSTARILKIANKVIENNPKLFTKKLWSQFGEGEIVKVVACQNEQHEADWVVSQIVKQKLVGGDKTQYADFAVLYRGNHQARIFEEALRSARVPYQLSGGQSFFDKAEIKDVLSYLRLLANPNDDPAFLRAVTTPKRGIGDVTLGKLNTYAHEHECSLYEAAQTEEALALLNNTNRQHLQAFMDMFGSYRAKAETSEAGEFINGLLKEIDYENHLLASEEGKAGEIKWRNVSDLTGWLERKGEQDGKNIIELAQTVALMTLLEGKSEEEVDAVKLSTLHASKGLEYPYVFLVGCEEGILPHNDSIEEDNVEEERRLMYVGITRAKRQLTLTHCVKRKKQGTWQFPEPSRFIDEMPQEDIKILGRKGGEPIVSKEEGRSHLAGMLDMLAAKGKG; translated from the coding sequence ATGAAACTCAACCCCCAACAGCAAGCCGCCGTCAAATACCTCGGCGGGCCTCTGCTCGTGCTTGCCGGCGCCGGCAGCGGCAAAACCGGCGTGATTACGCAAAAAATCAAACATTTGATTGTCAACGTCGGCTATCTGCCGCATACCGTCGCCGCAATTACCTTCACCAACAAAGCCGCTACGGAAATGCAGGAACGCGTCGCCAAAATGCTGCCCAAGTCGCAAACGCGCGGGCTGACGATTTGCACGTTCCACTCTTTGGGCATGAAGATTCTGCGCGAAGAGGCGAACCATATCGGTTACAAAAAAAACTTCTCCATCCTCGATTCCACCGACAGCGCGAAAATCATCGGTGAACTTTTGGGCGGCACGGGAAAAGAAGCCTTATTCAAAGCGCAGCACCAAATTTCCCTGTGGAAAAACAATTTGAAAACGCCCGAAGACGTACTTCAGACGACCTCCAACGCTTGGGAGGAACAAATCGCGCGCGTGTATGCAAGCTATCAGGAAACCCTGCAAAGCTATCAGGCGGTGGACTTCGATGACTTAATCCGCCTGCCAGCCGTGTTGTTGCAGCAAAACAGCGAAGTGCGCAACAAATGGCAGCGGCGGCTGCGTTATCTGTTGGTTGACGAATGTCAGGACACCAATACCTGCCAATTTACCCTGATGAAACTCTTGACCGGCGCGGAAGGCATGTTTACCGCCGTCGGCGACGACGACCAATCCATCTACGCATGGCGCGGCGCGAACATGGAAAACCTGCGCAAAATGCAGGAAGATTATCCGCAGATGAAAGTCATCAAACTGGAGCAAAACTACCGCTCCACCGCGCGGATTCTCAAAATCGCCAACAAAGTCATCGAAAACAACCCCAAGCTGTTCACCAAAAAACTTTGGTCGCAGTTCGGCGAAGGCGAAATCGTCAAAGTCGTTGCATGCCAAAACGAGCAGCACGAAGCCGACTGGGTCGTCAGCCAAATCGTCAAGCAGAAGCTGGTCGGCGGCGATAAAACCCAATACGCCGACTTCGCCGTTTTATACCGCGGCAACCATCAGGCGCGGATTTTTGAAGAAGCCCTGCGCAGCGCGCGCGTTCCCTACCAACTCTCCGGCGGGCAGAGTTTCTTCGACAAAGCCGAAATCAAAGACGTTTTGTCCTATTTGCGCCTGCTTGCCAACCCCAACGACGATCCTGCCTTCCTGCGCGCCGTTACCACGCCCAAACGCGGCATCGGTGATGTAACGCTGGGTAAACTCAATACCTACGCGCACGAACACGAATGCAGCCTGTATGAAGCCGCGCAAACCGAAGAAGCCCTCGCGTTACTGAACAACACCAACCGCCAACACCTGCAAGCCTTTATGGATATGTTCGGCAGCTACCGCGCCAAAGCGGAAACCAGTGAAGCTGGGGAATTCATCAACGGCCTGCTCAAAGAAATCGACTACGAAAACCACCTGCTTGCCAGTGAAGAAGGCAAAGCCGGCGAAATCAAATGGCGCAACGTCAGCGACCTGACCGGCTGGCTAGAGCGCAAAGGCGAGCAAGACGGCAAAAACATCATCGAACTCGCCCAAACCGTCGCCTTAATGACGCTTTTAGAAGGCAAAAGCGAAGAAGAAGTCGATGCCGTCAAACTCTCGACCCTACACGCCTCCAAAGGCTTGGAATACCCCTACGTCTTCCTTGTCGGCTGCGAAGAGGGCATCCTGCCGCACAACGACAGCATCGAAGAAGACAACGTCGAAGAAGAACGCCGCCTGATGTATGTCGGCATCACCCGCGCCAAACGCCAGCTTACGCTGACCCACTGCGTCAAACGCAAAAAACAAGGCACATGGCAGTTCCCCGAACCCAGCCGCTTCATAGACGAAATGCCGCAGGAAGACATCAAGATTTTAGGGCGCAAAGGCGGCGAACCGATTGTGAGCAAGGAAGAGGGCAGAAGCCATCTGGCGGGGATGCTGGATATGTTGGCGGCGAAAGGGAAGGGCTGA
- a CDS encoding SurA N-terminal domain-containing protein, with protein sequence MFHTVEKYKTPAQILLGLIALTFIGFGVETARNTGSDYIVKVGSEKISDYTLNNAVQADQAAGGGQSREAIFSGLVQRAYLKEGAKMMGIDVSMDQVKQAIVDDPAFHDANGKFSQALFTQYLSQRHMSEDQFIDDLREQFALQNLINLVQNGAIISDSQAEQLIKLTQSNRTIRSFTFRPETFAAQVKTDDATLQHYYEAHKKDYLIPQAVKLEYVALNAAHLAEKQSVSADEVKKVFDEEVAALPQNAPKPEFDKEKARIEAALKLKKASADFNASKEKLAEEAFNHPNSLDEAAKKLGLKIETSDQWLTQADAKAAGMPDALTSAAFSEDVLKKKHNSDIINIDNNTVWVVRAKEVREEKTAGFTEARDKVQASYVRSESVKLAEKKAQETLADLKAGKNVDLQWSPVEQLSAQDARKSMPPEAYNELIKARPANGKPAFALLEGLPSPVIMEVQSIAAPENVSAQIPAAKQALVQNQSANIFSRLLQYLSKQIEQVQGSQKLDNSAE encoded by the coding sequence ATGTTCCATACCGTTGAAAAATATAAAACTCCCGCCCAAATCCTACTGGGTCTGATTGCGTTGACCTTTATCGGCTTTGGTGTCGAAACTGCGAGAAACACCGGCTCCGACTATATCGTCAAGGTCGGCAGCGAAAAAATAAGCGACTATACCTTGAATAATGCCGTACAGGCGGATCAGGCCGCAGGCGGCGGGCAAAGCCGCGAAGCCATATTTAGCGGGCTGGTTCAGCGTGCCTACCTGAAAGAGGGCGCAAAGATGATGGGCATAGATGTGTCTATGGATCAGGTTAAGCAGGCTATTGTCGATGATCCGGCATTTCATGATGCCAACGGTAAATTCAGTCAAGCATTGTTTACGCAATATCTGAGCCAACGCCATATGTCCGAAGACCAATTCATCGATGATTTGCGCGAGCAATTTGCCTTGCAAAATTTGATTAACTTGGTTCAAAACGGGGCAATTATCAGCGATTCTCAGGCAGAGCAGCTGATTAAGCTGACTCAGTCAAACCGTACCATCCGTTCATTTACATTCAGACCGGAAACATTTGCGGCACAAGTCAAAACGGATGATGCCACTTTGCAACATTATTATGAAGCGCATAAAAAAGATTATCTGATTCCCCAAGCCGTGAAGCTTGAATACGTTGCCCTTAATGCAGCTCATTTGGCGGAAAAACAAAGCGTCAGTGCGGATGAGGTCAAAAAAGTATTCGACGAAGAAGTTGCCGCATTGCCACAAAATGCCCCCAAGCCTGAGTTCGATAAAGAAAAAGCACGCATTGAGGCTGCTTTGAAACTTAAAAAAGCCTCCGCCGATTTTAATGCCTCCAAAGAAAAACTCGCTGAAGAAGCGTTTAATCATCCGAATTCCTTAGATGAGGCGGCGAAAAAACTAGGTTTGAAAATCGAAACTTCCGATCAATGGCTGACGCAGGCCGATGCCAAAGCAGCAGGTATGCCCGATGCGTTGACTAGCGCGGCATTCAGCGAAGATGTCTTGAAGAAAAAACACAATTCAGACATTATCAATATTGACAACAATACCGTTTGGGTCGTTCGCGCCAAAGAAGTCCGTGAAGAAAAAACAGCCGGATTTACCGAAGCGAGAGATAAAGTTCAGGCTTCCTATGTCCGTAGCGAATCGGTAAAACTTGCCGAGAAGAAAGCGCAAGAAACTTTGGCGGACTTGAAAGCAGGAAAGAACGTAGATTTACAATGGTCGCCCGTTGAGCAGTTGTCAGCACAGGACGCTCGAAAATCCATGCCGCCCGAAGCCTACAACGAATTGATCAAAGCCCGCCCTGCGAATGGCAAACCGGCTTTTGCTTTGTTGGAAGGGCTGCCTTCGCCGGTTATTATGGAAGTTCAAAGCATTGCTGCACCGGAAAATGTTTCTGCACAAATTCCCGCTGCCAAACAGGCTTTGGTACAAAACCAATCTGCCAATATATTCAGCCGGTTGCTGCAATATCTGAGTAAGCAGATTGAGCAGGTTCAAGGTTCGCAAAAACTGGATAATTCTGCCGAATAA
- a CDS encoding DUF4189 domain-containing protein: MKKLMFVLLGLANMNAYSNDVTQGALQNNPALCSYGYNSNCGGGGGGYYTPPVSVEHIVIQVPSKYGALSYNTKKNYLTGALEQNSLAEAKRKALKACREKSGDNNCIIFRWTRNGCLAAAQGKMGNKYPLVSGAGKVGEAEPEALNGCIALGAKDCKIVLTERCSLPPEL; encoded by the coding sequence ATGAAAAAACTGATGTTTGTTTTACTCGGATTGGCAAATATGAATGCCTATTCCAACGATGTGACCCAAGGCGCCTTGCAGAATAATCCCGCATTATGCTCCTACGGTTACAATTCAAACTGTGGGGGAGGTGGGGGAGGTTACTATACTCCTCCGGTCAGTGTTGAACATATTGTCATCCAAGTCCCTTCAAAATATGGGGCGTTGTCATACAATACAAAAAAAAATTACTTGACAGGTGCTTTAGAGCAAAACTCATTAGCAGAAGCTAAAAGAAAAGCTTTAAAGGCTTGTAGGGAAAAAAGCGGTGATAACAACTGCATAATTTTTCGATGGACTAGGAACGGTTGTTTGGCAGCTGCTCAAGGTAAAATGGGAAACAAATATCCTCTCGTTTCTGGAGCCGGTAAAGTTGGTGAAGCGGAACCCGAAGCACTGAATGGCTGCATTGCCCTTGGTGCAAAAGATTGTAAAATTGTACTAACCGAACGTTGTTCATTACCTCCGGAACTTTAA